One region of Macadamia integrifolia cultivar HAES 741 chromosome 11, SCU_Mint_v3, whole genome shotgun sequence genomic DNA includes:
- the LOC122094137 gene encoding probable amino acid permease 7 isoform X2, which yields MAVLPSIEPSNDSCDDNGLQIRTGTLRTGVAHIITAVIGSGVLSLAWSVAQLGWIAGPLSMFCFAVVTYVSSFLLSDCYRYPDPVTGARHHSYMEAVKTYLGRKQTWICGLLQFVNLYGVGVAYVITTSTSMRAIQRSDCFHKEGHRAPCAYGDNFYMLLFGAIQIACSQIPDFHNMELLSILAAVMSFSYSSIGFGLGFAKVIGNGMVKGSISGVHTSTTPQKVWKVTQALGDIAFAYPYSIILIEIQVYSQPVFAVVERWCAEKFPNNGFVNSFYTLRFSLLPVVRINLLRLCFRTCYVLSTTGIAIAFPYFNQVLGVLGALNFWPLTIYFPVEMYFIQKKIQPWTRRWIVFQSFSFVCLIVTLVTLVGSVEGIISAKLG from the exons ATGGCAGTCCTACCCTCAATTGAACCATCTAATGATTCCTGCGACGACAATGGGCTTCAAATAAGAACTG GCACCTTAAGGACGGGTGTTGCTCACATAATCACCGCTGTTATCGGTTCTGGAGTTCTATCTCTAGCATGGAGCGTTGCACAGTTAGGATGGATCGCAGGTCCACTTTCCATGTTTTGTTTTGCCGTGGTCACCTAtgtttcttctttcctcctctCAGATTGTTACAGATACCCTGATCCAGTAACTGGAGCAAGACACCACTCTTACATGGAAGCTGTTAAAACCTACCTAG GTAGAAAGCAAACTTGGATATGTGGCCTGCTTCAATTTGTGAACTTGTATGGTGTTGGTGTTGCTTATGTAATTACCACTTCAACCAGTATGAG AGCTATTCAGAGATCAGATTGTTTCCACAAAGAAGGACACCGGGCTCCATGTGCATATGGAGATAACTTTTATATGCTTCTGTTTGGAGCAATTCAGATTGCCTGTTCTCAGATACCTGATTTCCATAACATGGAATTGCTCTCCATTCTTGCTGCAGTCATGTCCTTCTCCTACTCTTCCATTGGATTTGGCCTCGGCTTTGCCAAAGTAATAG GAAACGGAATGGTTAAGGGGAGCATCTCTGGAGTGCACACATCTACAACTCCTCAAAAAGTATGGAAAGTCACTCAAGCACTTGGAGACATTGCTTTTGCATACCCATACTCCATAATTCTTATCGAGATACAG GTATATAGTCAGCCAGTGTTTGCAGTTGTTGAAAGGTGGTGTGCAGAGAAGTTTCCCAACAATGGGTTTGTGAATAGTTTTTACACCCTCAGATTCTCATTGTTGCCGGTTGTCAGGATTAATCTTCTTAGGTTGTGCTTTAGAACCTGCTATGTTCTATCGACAACAGGAATTGCGATTGCTTTCCCCTACTTCAACCAAGTTTTGGGTGTGTTGGGTGCCCTGAACTTTTGGCCCTTGACCATCTATTTCCCTGTGGAGATGTATTTCATTCAGAAGAAGATACAACCTTGGACAAGAAGGTGGATCGTTTTTCAGTCTTTCAGTTTTGTCTGCTTGATTGTGACTCTGGTGACTTTAGTCGGGTCAGTTGAAGGAATCATAAGTGCAAAGTTAGGTTAG
- the LOC122094137 gene encoding probable amino acid permease 7 isoform X1, translating into MAVLPSIEPSNDSCDDNGLQIRTGTLRTGVAHIITAVIGSGVLSLAWSVAQLGWIAGPLSMFCFAVVTYVSSFLLSDCYRYPDPVTGARHHSYMEAVKTYLGRKQTWICGLLQFVNLYGVGVAYVITTSTSMRAIQRSDCFHKEGHRAPCAYGDNFYMLLFGAIQIACSQIPDFHNMELLSILAAVMSFSYSSIGFGLGFAKVIGNGMVKGSISGVHTSTTPQKVWKVTQALGDIAFAYPYSIILIEIQDTLKSPPAENRTIKKASMIAVLITTFFYLCCGCFGYAAFGDQTPGNLLTGFGFYEPYWLVDFANACIILHLVGGYQVYSQPVFAVVERWCAEKFPNNGFVNSFYTLRFSLLPVVRINLLRLCFRTCYVLSTTGIAIAFPYFNQVLGVLGALNFWPLTIYFPVEMYFIQKKIQPWTRRWIVFQSFSFVCLIVTLVTLVGSVEGIISAKLG; encoded by the exons ATGGCAGTCCTACCCTCAATTGAACCATCTAATGATTCCTGCGACGACAATGGGCTTCAAATAAGAACTG GCACCTTAAGGACGGGTGTTGCTCACATAATCACCGCTGTTATCGGTTCTGGAGTTCTATCTCTAGCATGGAGCGTTGCACAGTTAGGATGGATCGCAGGTCCACTTTCCATGTTTTGTTTTGCCGTGGTCACCTAtgtttcttctttcctcctctCAGATTGTTACAGATACCCTGATCCAGTAACTGGAGCAAGACACCACTCTTACATGGAAGCTGTTAAAACCTACCTAG GTAGAAAGCAAACTTGGATATGTGGCCTGCTTCAATTTGTGAACTTGTATGGTGTTGGTGTTGCTTATGTAATTACCACTTCAACCAGTATGAG AGCTATTCAGAGATCAGATTGTTTCCACAAAGAAGGACACCGGGCTCCATGTGCATATGGAGATAACTTTTATATGCTTCTGTTTGGAGCAATTCAGATTGCCTGTTCTCAGATACCTGATTTCCATAACATGGAATTGCTCTCCATTCTTGCTGCAGTCATGTCCTTCTCCTACTCTTCCATTGGATTTGGCCTCGGCTTTGCCAAAGTAATAG GAAACGGAATGGTTAAGGGGAGCATCTCTGGAGTGCACACATCTACAACTCCTCAAAAAGTATGGAAAGTCACTCAAGCACTTGGAGACATTGCTTTTGCATACCCATACTCCATAATTCTTATCGAGATACAG GACACATTGAAGTCTCCTCCAGCTGAGAACCGGACAATTAAGAAAGCATCAATGATTGCGGTTCTCATTACAACCTTCTTCTATCTCTGTTGCGGATGTTTTGGGTATGCTGCCTTTGGGGACCAGACACCTGGGAACCTCTTAACGGGTTTTGGATTCTATGAGCCATATTGGCTAGTTGACTTTGCTAATGCTTGCATAATTCTTCATCTGGTAGGAGGATATCAG GTATATAGTCAGCCAGTGTTTGCAGTTGTTGAAAGGTGGTGTGCAGAGAAGTTTCCCAACAATGGGTTTGTGAATAGTTTTTACACCCTCAGATTCTCATTGTTGCCGGTTGTCAGGATTAATCTTCTTAGGTTGTGCTTTAGAACCTGCTATGTTCTATCGACAACAGGAATTGCGATTGCTTTCCCCTACTTCAACCAAGTTTTGGGTGTGTTGGGTGCCCTGAACTTTTGGCCCTTGACCATCTATTTCCCTGTGGAGATGTATTTCATTCAGAAGAAGATACAACCTTGGACAAGAAGGTGGATCGTTTTTCAGTCTTTCAGTTTTGTCTGCTTGATTGTGACTCTGGTGACTTTAGTCGGGTCAGTTGAAGGAATCATAAGTGCAAAGTTAGGTTAG
- the LOC122093116 gene encoding putative disease resistance protein At1g50180, whose translation MAEVDVVYILQKLVNLLHEEEHLFRGLQDHVKIILKQMQRLMMFLNDVVQSNKADIRVRLWLQDVRDVARCIEDLLEAFIFQVSPLATKPVPTSTTRRTDFMGDLIAKLRIAMADCRGLRMEIQQIKIKIDNIDHHKRRYYGIHDIDLGSMTWTRRTSSLRERSSTLSASPLSVVGFDSDARTLLAFLNDPDPRLQVISIVGMAGSGKTTLAKKVYNSTKRNRLVIDFDNSANYNIHFEWHLWINACQGCEPFQILEDIATQMLGKKKPEKRTSVEDLTEDISEWLSNKRYLMVIDDVWDIAVWVTLRAALPAESVNGSRIIVTTRDREVASFLKNCSSSHTNRHHKLQLLDENKSWELFRNNAFPRGHDHDCPTELKNLGKQILKSCGGLPLAIEEIGNFLCRRKKTQSVWSATVETLHSRPFSLLKQSSQQLALSYHNLPCNLKWCFLYCTVFPPESEIHSGQLIRMWFAEGFLHPRLGTLTPEEIGQDYLDRLINKNLIQATRKGPNGRITRCCLHPLMRNMAISEARQLDFVSLYTENDFEFPIKCRRLAIHSNSTGKYIPLVVHSATHIRTLVCLNQDQTGYLLPIKQLEFVCGGLKLLRVLDLESVQMSELLDVIGTLVHLRYLGLKRAGLRKLPSTICRLHNLQTMDLRYNSLGRLPIEMGNLQNLWSLDVRHNLITIIPNSICTITGLRHLSMDDDVQCGHLQFHTIRNLESLSVARVGNWIENGFINLTNLKRLGIYGGFYVDFEEQLWDTILNLGSLYSLKLEGFGSITLPKNSHQHLCKLHLSGRLRKLPNLHGFLTATNITQLLLSWSKLKQDPMATLEKMPKLKILKLKMLAYVGKRMVCSASGFLRLRHLELKHLMRLRDWKIEKGSMPRLERLSIGWCLKLKMIPEGLQYMNSLRELEVFWMLPRFRERLVRDDGEDWFKIRHVNSVVVEGTPNNPSQI comes from the coding sequence atggcCGAGGTTGATGTAGTATATATCCTTCAAAAGCTGGTTAACTTGCTCCATGAAGAAGAACATCTCTTCCGTGGGTTACAAGATCATGTGAAAATCATCCTCAAACAAATGCAAAGGCTGATGATGTTCTTGAACGACGTCGTCCAGTCCAACAAGGCAGATATCAGGGTCAGGTTATGGTTGCAGGACGTGAGAGACGTTGCTCGCTGCATTGAGGACCTCCTTGAGGCCTTCATCTTCCAAGTATCACCACTAGCGACCAAACCAGTCCCCACTTCAACAACAAGAAGAACAGATTTCATGGGGGACTTGATTGCTAAGCTACGTATTGCCATGGCTGATTGTCGTGGGCTTCGCATGGAGATCCAACAAATCAAGATTAAAATTGACAACATCGACCACCACAAGCGGCGATACTATGGCATTCACGATATTGACTTGGGATCCATGACATGGACGAGGAGGACCTCCAGCTTGAGGGAGCGGAGCTCCACGTTGTCTGCTTCTCCTTTGTCTGTGGTCGGCTTTGACTCTGATGCAAGGACTCTGCTGGCCTTTTTGAACGACCCAGACCCACGCCTCCAAGTGATTTCCATCGTCGGCATGGCCGGCTCAGGTAAGACTACTCTTGCCAAGAAAGTGTACAATTCCACCAAAAGGAATCGTCTCGTCATTGATTTTGATAATTCTGCAAATTACAACATTCACTTCGAATGGCACCTCTGGATAAATGCATGCCAAGGATGTGAACCATTCCAAATTTTGGAGGACATAGCAACCCAAATGCTGGGGAAGAAAAAGCCAGAGAAGAGGACGAGTGTGGAAGATCTGACCGAGGACATCTCAGAGTGGCTGAGTAACAAAAGGTATCTAATGGTCATTGATGATGTATGGGACATTGCAGTGTGGGTGACCTTGAGAGCAGCCTTACCCGCAGAGAGCGTCAATGGTAGTAGGATAATAGTGACTACCCGTGATAGAGAAGTGGCCTCATTTCTGAAGAATTGTAGTAGTTCCCACACCAATCGTCACCACAAGTTACAACTCTTGGATGAGAACAAGAGCTGGGAGCTGTTCCGTAACAACGCCTTCCCAAGAGGCCATGATCATGATTGCCCCACTGAGCTGAAGAATTTGGGCAAACAGATCCTTAAGAGCTGTGGTGGCCTCCCTCTTGCTATTGAGGAAATTGGAAATTTCTTAtgtagaagaaagaagacacAGAGCGTGTGGTCTGCTACTGTTGAGACTCTCCATTCACGgcccttctctcttctcaagCAAAGCTCTCAACAGCTAGCATTGAGCTACCACAACTTGCCTTGCAACTTGAAATGGTGCTTCCTCTATTGCACTGTCTTCCCTCCAGAATCCGAAATTCACTCGGGGCAACTGATCCGAATGTGGTTTGCAGAAGGTTTCCTACATCCAAGATTGGGAACCTTGACGCCAGAGGAAATTGGGCAGGACTACCTGGACAGATTGATCAACAAGAATTTGATTCAAGCCACCAGAAAGGGACCCAATGGGAGGATCACAAGATGCTGTCTTCATCCACTGATGCGAAACATGGCCATATCAGAAGCCCGTCAGCTAGATTTCGTCTCCCTATACACAGAAAACGATTTCGAATTCCCTATCAAATGCAGGAGACTAGCCATTCATTCTAATAGTACCGGTAAGTACATTCCACTGGTGGTACACAGTGCCACACATATCAGGACTTTGGTGTGCTTGAACCAGGATCAAACAGGTTATCTGCTTCCAATTAAACAGCTTGAATTTGTTTGTGGAGGTCTCAAGTTGCTTCGGGTATTGGATCTTGAGTCTGTACAGATGTCTGAGCTACTTGATGTCATAGGTACTCTGGTTCATCTGAGGTACTTGGGATTGAAAAGGGCAGGACTGAGAAAGCTTCCTTCTACCATATGTAGGCTTCACAACCTGCAAACCATGGATCTGAGGTATAATTCTCTGGGAAGGCTCCCAATAGAGATGGGCAACCTCCAAAACTTATGGAGTCTAGACGTAAGGCATAACCTAATCACCATCATACCCAATAGCATATGTACTATTACGGGACTCAGACATCTGAGCATGGACGATGATGTGCAGTGTGGGCACCTGCAATTCCATACTATAAGAAACCTTGAAAGCCTATCAGTTGCAAGGGTCGGCAATTGGATCGAGAATGGATTCATCAACTTAACCAATCTGAAAAGACTGGGAATTTATGGGGGATTTTATGTAGATTTTGAAGAACAATTATGGGATACGATTCTCAACTTGGGCAGCCTTTATTCCTTGAAATTGGAAGGTTTTGGATCAATTACATTGCCAAAAAATTCACATCAGCATCTTTGTAAGCTTCACTTGTCTGGGCGGCTCCGGAAGCTTCCTAATCTACATGGGTTTCTCACTGCTACGAATATCACTCAACTATTGTTGTCATGGTCAAAGCTGAAGCAGGATCCCATGGCGACTCTTGAGAAGATGCCAAAGTTGAAGATTCTGAAATTGAAAATGCTGGCCTATGTGGGGAAGAGAATGGTTTGTTCTGCAAGTGGGTTTCTGCGGCTTAGACATCTCGAGCTTAAACATTTGATGAGACTCCGAGATTGGAAGATTGAGAAAGGATCGATGCCAAGGCTTGAGAGGTTGAGCATCGGTTGGTGCCTAAAACTGAAGATGATTCCAGAAGGATTGCAGTACATGAACAGCCTTAGGGAATTGGAGGTGTTTTGGATGCTCCCGAGATTTCGAGAAAGGTTAGTAAGGGACGACGGAGAGGATTGGTTTAAGATTCGACATGTGAACTCTGTGGTTGTAGAAGGAACTCCAAACAATCCTTCCCAAATTTGA
- the LOC122094209 gene encoding vacuolar cation/proton exchanger 3 isoform X1, with product MDNKAETSQMEPLDERSVLEFEDESLVSPASLAKRAHSLGTTQHVSFSGGPQVNSVSSLRDRVFRSLKVVVFTPKINILMPFGPLAVIVHSLTGHHGWVFLFSLLGIMPLAERLGYATEQLAFFTGATVGGLLNATFGNATELIISIYALKNGMMRVVQQSLLGSILSNMLLVLGCAFFSGGIIFCKKEQVFNKAAAALNSGLLLMAVMGLMFPAVLHYTHTEIQSGESELALSRFSSCVMLVAYAAYLVFQLKSHKNLYMPIDEGESPTEGSSDDEVPEISKWESIIWLSILTVWISILSEYLVDTIEAASVSWKIPIAFICVIVLPIVGNAAEHASAIMFAMKDKLDISLGVAIGSSTQISMFGIPFCVIVGWIMGRPMDLNFQLFETATLLITVLVVGFLLQEGSSNYFKGLMLILCYLIVAASFFVHLDPSSVVDKPPSVSER from the exons ATGGATAACAAGGCAGAGACGAGTCAG ATGGAACCACTAGATGAAAGATCAGTACTTGAGTTTGAGGATGAAAGCCTTGTTAGCCCAGCTTCACTTGCGAAAAGGGCCCATTCTCTGGGTACAACTCAGCATGTGTCATTTTCAGGAGGTCCGCAAGTTAATAGTGTTAGTTCTTTGAGGGATAGAGTGTTCAGAAGCCTAAAGGTTGTAGTATTCACGCCCAAAATCAATATACTTATGCCTTTTGGCCCTCTGGCAGTTATTGTGCATAGTTTGACTGGTCATCAT GGTTGGGTTTTCTTATTTAGCTTACTTGGTATTATGCCTTTAGCTGAACGTTTGGGTTATGCTACAGA GCAGCTAGCATTCTTCACTGGAGCTACCG TTGGGGGTCTTTTAAATGCAACATTTGGAAATGCAACCGAATTGATAATATCAATTTATGCACTGAAAAATGGAATGATGCGTGTGGTTCAGCAGTCATTACTAGGTTCAATTTTGTCAAACATGTTGCTGGTTCTTGGTTGTGCATTCTTCAGTGGTGGAATCATCTTCTGTAAGAAGGAACAGGTGTTTAACAAG GCAGCTGCTGCTTTGAACTCGGGGTTGCTGTTGATGgcagttatgggccttatgttTCCAGCTGTCCTCCACTACACGCACACTGAGATACAGTCTGGAGAGTCAGAGTTAGCCCTTTCAAGGTTTAGCAGCTGCGTTATGCTTGTGGCATATGCTGCCTATCTTGTTTTTCAGCTGAAGAGTCACAAGAATCTATACATGCCAATTGATGAG GGAGAAAGTCCAACTGAGGGGAGTTCTGATGATGAAGTCCCTGAGATCTCCAAGTGGGAGTCAATAATTTGGCTTTCAATTTTGACTGTTTGGATTTCAATCCTCTCTGAGTATCTTGTTGATACTATAGAG GCTGCATCTGTTTCGTGGAAAATTCCCATTGCATTTATTTGTGTCATCGTACTCCCTATTGTAGGGAATGCTGCAGAGCATGCAAGTGCAATTATGTTTGCTATGAAAGACAAGCTT GACATTTCCTTGGGAGTGGCAATAGGGTCGTCAACACAGATATCCATGTTTGGG ATTCCCTTTTGTGTAATTGTGGGATGGATCATGGGACGCCCTATGGACTTGAACTTTCAACTTTTTGAGACAGCCACACTTTTAATAACAGTCTTAGTTGTAGGGTTCTTGCTGCAG GAGGGATCTTCTAACTACTTTAAAGGACTAATGCTCATTCTTTGCTATCTAATAGTTGCAGCTAGTTTCTTTGTACATTTAGATCCTAGTTCAGTTG TGGATAAGCCTCCCAGTGTTAGTGAAAGGTAG
- the LOC122094209 gene encoding vacuolar cation/proton exchanger 2 isoform X2 has protein sequence MDNKAETSQMEPLDERSVLEFEDESLVSPASLAKRAHSLGTTQHVSFSGGPQVNSVSSLRDRVFRSLKVVVFTPKINILMPFGPLAVIVHSLTGHHGWVFLFSLLGIMPLAERLGYATEQLAFFTGATVGGLLNATFGNATELIISIYALKNGMMRVVQQSLLGSILSNMLLVLGCAFFSGGIIFCKKEQVFNKAAAALNSGLLLMAVMGLMFPAVLHYTHTEIQSGESELALSRFSSCVMLVAYAAYLVFQLKSHKNLYMPIDEGESPTEGSSDDEVPEISKWESIIWLSILTVWISILSEYLVDTIEAASVSWKIPIAFICVIVLPIVGNAAEHASAIMFAMKDKLDISLGVAIGSSTQISMFGEGSSNYFKGLMLILCYLIVAASFFVHLDPSSVVDKPPSVSER, from the exons ATGGATAACAAGGCAGAGACGAGTCAG ATGGAACCACTAGATGAAAGATCAGTACTTGAGTTTGAGGATGAAAGCCTTGTTAGCCCAGCTTCACTTGCGAAAAGGGCCCATTCTCTGGGTACAACTCAGCATGTGTCATTTTCAGGAGGTCCGCAAGTTAATAGTGTTAGTTCTTTGAGGGATAGAGTGTTCAGAAGCCTAAAGGTTGTAGTATTCACGCCCAAAATCAATATACTTATGCCTTTTGGCCCTCTGGCAGTTATTGTGCATAGTTTGACTGGTCATCAT GGTTGGGTTTTCTTATTTAGCTTACTTGGTATTATGCCTTTAGCTGAACGTTTGGGTTATGCTACAGA GCAGCTAGCATTCTTCACTGGAGCTACCG TTGGGGGTCTTTTAAATGCAACATTTGGAAATGCAACCGAATTGATAATATCAATTTATGCACTGAAAAATGGAATGATGCGTGTGGTTCAGCAGTCATTACTAGGTTCAATTTTGTCAAACATGTTGCTGGTTCTTGGTTGTGCATTCTTCAGTGGTGGAATCATCTTCTGTAAGAAGGAACAGGTGTTTAACAAG GCAGCTGCTGCTTTGAACTCGGGGTTGCTGTTGATGgcagttatgggccttatgttTCCAGCTGTCCTCCACTACACGCACACTGAGATACAGTCTGGAGAGTCAGAGTTAGCCCTTTCAAGGTTTAGCAGCTGCGTTATGCTTGTGGCATATGCTGCCTATCTTGTTTTTCAGCTGAAGAGTCACAAGAATCTATACATGCCAATTGATGAG GGAGAAAGTCCAACTGAGGGGAGTTCTGATGATGAAGTCCCTGAGATCTCCAAGTGGGAGTCAATAATTTGGCTTTCAATTTTGACTGTTTGGATTTCAATCCTCTCTGAGTATCTTGTTGATACTATAGAG GCTGCATCTGTTTCGTGGAAAATTCCCATTGCATTTATTTGTGTCATCGTACTCCCTATTGTAGGGAATGCTGCAGAGCATGCAAGTGCAATTATGTTTGCTATGAAAGACAAGCTT GACATTTCCTTGGGAGTGGCAATAGGGTCGTCAACACAGATATCCATGTTTGGG GAGGGATCTTCTAACTACTTTAAAGGACTAATGCTCATTCTTTGCTATCTAATAGTTGCAGCTAGTTTCTTTGTACATTTAGATCCTAGTTCAGTTG TGGATAAGCCTCCCAGTGTTAGTGAAAGGTAG